The Pleurodeles waltl isolate 20211129_DDA chromosome 6, aPleWal1.hap1.20221129, whole genome shotgun sequence genome has a segment encoding these proteins:
- the LOC138302184 gene encoding uncharacterized protein has protein sequence MARNRKAALQTGGGSPAPQEALDHMEEMVAAVIPEEIVTGIQGQDSADYHETTHMQEEDGSPADMPVPDFPNDMDDEPINIPQETIQKVLETLQTPPSVTRRSTEQSATAEDPPTTPIARPASSNTAEDSDDTGTSFERTVVGVQRELAKEVRVGMQTMAASLEGVRLCMMSSADQAAAMQALTSILQGLQETVKEFTTAVRELPQHLAPQTFHCMHECNHNSLRADLAAYHRDVAAILKNQQTLLAAVLPLRPSQGAKTGMSDSTSSNTEVCVVPSQPTTTRTKQATHTSEEEDMEQITFTRKSTRKH, from the exons atggccaggaacaggaaggcagcactgcagactggaggggggagtccagcaccacaggaggccctggaccacatggaggagatggttgcagccgtcatccctgaggagatcgtcacagggattcaaggacaggacagtgcagactaccacgagacaacgcacatgcagg aggaagatggatctcctgccgatatgcctgtcccagatttccctaatgacatggatgatgagcccataaacattccccaggagactatccaaaaggtccttgaaaccctccagaccccaccttcagtcacaaggaggagcacagaacaatcaGCCAccgcagaggacccacccaccaccccaattgcaagacctgccagctccaatacagctgaggactcagacgacacaggcaccagctttgagcgaactgtagttggagtacagcgggagctggccaaggaggtgcgggtggggatgcaaactatggcagccagcctagagggggtgcgtttgtgcatgatgtcatctgcagatcaggcagcagctatgcaagccctaacatccatactgcaaggactacaagaaactgtcaaggaattcaccactgcagtaagggagttgccacaacacctcgcaccccaaaccttccactgcatgcacgaatgcaatcataactccctcagggccgacctggctgcctaccatcgtgatgtggctgctattctcaaaaaccagcagaccctccttgctgcagtactgcccttaagaccttcacagggagcaaagaccgggatgtctgactccacgtcttctaacactgaggtgtgtgttgtcccttcacaaccaacaacaacaaggacgaagcaggcaacacacacatcagaagaagaagacatggaacagatcacattcacacggaagagtacccggaagcactag